A DNA window from Proteiniborus ethanoligenes contains the following coding sequences:
- a CDS encoding GNAT family N-acetyltransferase has translation MEWKIKKFEDLTLGEIYNILKVRCEVFVVEQQCSYQDCDGKDKDAYHLFLENNGNIIAYLRILVKGVSYEEVSIGRFLVAKEYRKKGIAREMLVKGIKFIEESLNETSIRISGQEYLKDFYESHGFKIVSDIYLEDNIPHVEMLYRKHK, from the coding sequence ATGGAGTGGAAAATTAAAAAATTTGAAGACTTAACATTAGGAGAAATATATAATATTTTAAAGGTAAGATGTGAAGTTTTTGTAGTAGAGCAGCAATGCTCTTATCAAGACTGTGATGGTAAAGACAAGGATGCCTATCACTTATTTTTAGAAAATAATGGCAACATTATTGCATATTTAAGAATTTTAGTAAAAGGAGTTTCCTATGAAGAAGTGTCCATAGGAAGATTTTTAGTTGCTAAAGAGTATCGCAAAAAAGGTATTGCCAGAGAAATGCTTGTGAAAGGGATAAAATTCATTGAAGAAAGCCTAAATGAAACTAGTATTAGAATCTCTGGACAAGAATACCTAAAGGATTTTTATGAGAGTCATGGATTTAAAATAGTATCAGACATATATCTAGAAGATAATATTCCTCATGTAGAAATGCTATATAGAAAACATAAATAA
- a CDS encoding metallophosphoesterase, which translates to MAIYGIADLHLDSAGDKPMDIFGHNWINHQEKIFSNWQNIIGEEDLVLVAGDISWALKLSEAYIDLKKIDELPGKKIFIRGNHDYWWGTKAKLKELGLKTIDFIHNDSFLYQSIAICGTRGWASHDSGEFDPHDEKIFERELRRLEASISSVRDNTLEKIVMLHYPPFNFENKAPNEFVELMLKYNISKCVYGHLHGEGHKFAVEGYIEGIEFHCISCDFIDFMPKKIWGNLR; encoded by the coding sequence TTGGCTATATATGGGATAGCAGATCTTCATTTAGATTCTGCAGGAGATAAGCCTATGGATATATTTGGTCATAATTGGATAAACCATCAGGAAAAGATATTTAGTAACTGGCAAAATATAATAGGAGAAGAAGACTTAGTATTAGTTGCAGGAGATATTTCCTGGGCTCTAAAACTGTCAGAGGCCTATATTGATTTAAAGAAAATAGATGAACTTCCAGGAAAAAAAATATTTATTAGGGGAAATCACGATTATTGGTGGGGGACAAAGGCAAAGCTAAAGGAGCTAGGGTTAAAGACTATAGATTTTATTCATAATGACAGCTTTTTATACCAATCCATTGCCATATGTGGAACAAGGGGCTGGGCATCTCACGATAGTGGGGAATTTGATCCTCATGATGAGAAAATATTTGAACGTGAACTAAGAAGATTAGAGGCATCTATTTCTTCTGTAAGAGATAATACATTAGAAAAAATAGTAATGCTTCATTACCCACCCTTTAATTTTGAAAATAAAGCGCCTAATGAATTTGTGGAGTTAATGTTAAAGTATAATATAAGCAAATGCGTATATGGTCATCTCCATGGGGAAGGACATAAATTTGCAGTTGAAGGATATATAGAGGGAATAGAGTTTCATTGTATATCTTGCGATTTTATTGATTTCATGCCTAAAAAAATTTGGGGTAACCTACGGTAA
- a CDS encoding class IV adenylate cyclase: protein MAKELEVKVLNIDKGAIEEKLQNIGARLISKEYQINTLYDSENKTIENLGDGYLRIRETRNLLTDEVEILFTLKKNISSEIARENMEIETRVWDKAALNTILKHLNLNVIHEGTKERISYVFEDIRFDIDTWDVNTYPYPYLEIEVLKKEDIQKAVELLKIEARNVTTKSLRELRAELNLDKI, encoded by the coding sequence ATGGCAAAGGAACTAGAAGTAAAGGTTTTAAACATAGACAAAGGAGCTATCGAAGAAAAGCTGCAAAATATAGGGGCTAGGTTAATAAGTAAGGAGTATCAAATCAACACTTTATATGACTCAGAAAACAAGACAATTGAGAACTTAGGTGATGGGTATTTAAGAATAAGAGAAACAAGAAATCTATTGACAGATGAAGTTGAAATCCTTTTTACATTAAAAAAGAACATATCAAGTGAAATAGCAAGAGAAAATATGGAGATAGAGACAAGGGTTTGGGATAAAGCTGCATTAAATACTATACTAAAGCATCTAAACCTTAATGTAATACATGAAGGGACTAAGGAGAGAATTTCTTATGTATTTGAAGATATAAGATTTGATATAGATACTTGGGATGTAAACACATATCCATATCCATATTTAGAGATAGAAGTATTAAAAAAAGAAGATATCCAAAAGGCTGTAGAGCTTTTAAAAATAGAGGCTAGAAATGTTACTACAAAATCATTAAGAGAGCTTAGAGCAGAGCTAAATCTAGACAAAATATAG
- the ptsP gene encoding phosphoenolpyruvate--protein phosphotransferase — MIGIGVSPGIGIGKAIIKKDTKIDLVKKHIAETEEEIQKLNTAREKAKNQIEELYEHAFNTIGKKEAGIFRAHRMILEDPDFFGQIEAKIREEKVNSEWAVWEVANIFINMFQAMEDDYMKERASDIKDVTGRLIRIILNVKEMKLSTLSQEVIIVAEDLTPSDTAQMDKNKVIGFITETGGKNSHSAIMARTLEIPAVVGVEKARTFISDGDYIILDGDTGEIVLNPNKDALEAYKQKKEAYIESTKKLQMVRGKKSITKDGFVVKIAANIGTPKDVEGVIDNDGEGVGLYRTEFLYMDRDKLPTEEEQFEAYKEVAIRLEGKPVVIRTLDIGGDKDLSYLKLPEEMNPFLGYRAIRLCLDRTDIFKTQLRALLRASVYGDIKIMFPMISAIEELRQAKGILEGVKEELRAENIKFNNNIEIGIMIEIPSAAVMSDLFAKEVDFFSIGTNDLIQYTTAVDRGNRKVSYLYNEFHPALLRLIKTIIDNGHKEGIKVKMCGEVAGNPKLIPILIGMGLDEFSMSASSMLRARWIVNNILKKDMEGLVEEILKLPTAQEVKEFIQKNIHI, encoded by the coding sequence ATGATTGGCATTGGCGTATCGCCTGGAATAGGAATAGGAAAGGCTATTATAAAAAAGGATACAAAAATAGACCTAGTAAAAAAGCATATAGCCGAAACAGAGGAGGAAATTCAAAAGCTAAATACTGCAAGAGAAAAAGCTAAGAACCAAATAGAAGAATTGTATGAGCATGCTTTCAATACTATTGGTAAAAAAGAAGCAGGTATATTTAGGGCCCATAGAATGATATTAGAGGATCCAGATTTTTTTGGACAAATCGAAGCTAAAATTAGAGAAGAGAAAGTAAATTCAGAATGGGCAGTTTGGGAGGTAGCAAATATATTCATAAATATGTTTCAGGCAATGGAAGACGACTATATGAAGGAAAGAGCCTCCGATATAAAGGATGTAACAGGAAGACTTATTAGAATAATACTTAATGTTAAAGAGATGAAATTAAGTACGCTATCTCAAGAGGTTATTATAGTAGCTGAGGATTTAACTCCTTCAGATACAGCACAAATGGACAAGAATAAGGTTATTGGCTTTATTACTGAAACAGGTGGCAAAAATTCACACTCCGCAATAATGGCTAGAACTTTAGAGATACCTGCTGTTGTAGGTGTAGAAAAAGCTAGAACTTTTATTTCAGATGGAGACTATATTATTTTAGATGGAGACACAGGAGAAATAGTATTAAATCCTAATAAGGATGCATTAGAAGCATATAAGCAAAAAAAAGAAGCCTACATTGAATCTACTAAAAAGCTCCAAATGGTAAGAGGCAAAAAGAGCATCACTAAAGATGGATTTGTTGTAAAAATTGCTGCAAACATAGGAACACCAAAGGATGTTGAAGGAGTAATTGACAATGATGGTGAAGGCGTAGGTCTTTATAGAACTGAGTTCTTGTATATGGATAGAGACAAACTGCCTACAGAGGAGGAACAATTTGAAGCCTATAAAGAAGTTGCTATTAGACTAGAAGGTAAACCAGTAGTTATTAGAACCTTAGACATAGGTGGAGATAAGGATTTATCTTATCTTAAGCTTCCAGAGGAAATGAATCCTTTTTTAGGCTATAGAGCTATAAGGCTGTGCCTAGACAGGACAGATATTTTCAAAACTCAGCTTAGAGCATTACTTAGAGCTAGTGTATACGGAGATATTAAAATAATGTTTCCTATGATATCTGCTATAGAGGAATTAAGACAAGCAAAGGGTATTTTAGAAGGTGTGAAAGAGGAATTAAGAGCTGAAAATATAAAATTTAATAATAATATAGAAATAGGAATTATGATAGAGATACCTTCAGCAGCAGTTATGTCTGATTTGTTTGCAAAGGAAGTAGACTTCTTTAGTATAGGCACTAATGACTTGATCCAATATACGACTGCTGTAGACAGAGGCAATAGAAAGGTATCCTATTTGTATAATGAGTTTCATCCAGCACTCTTAAGGCTAATAAAAACTATAATAGATAATGGACACAAAGAAGGTATAAAAGTAAAAATGTGCGGAGAGGTTGCAGGCAACCCGAAGCTCATACCTATATTAATTGGAATGGGATTAGATGAATTTAGTATGAGTGCATCCTCTATGCTCAGAGCTAGATGGATAGTTAATAATATACTAAAAAAAGATATGGAAGGCTTAGTTGAAGAAATTCTAAAGCTACCAACTGCTCAGGAAGTAAAAGAATTTATCCAAAAAAATATACATATTTGA
- a CDS encoding HPr family phosphocarrier protein → MYSVEVMLQNESGLHARPASQFVFISSKYKSTITVVKDGKEYNGKSILGILSMGAIKGVKLIIKAEGEDEKEAVEALVSIINSNFGE, encoded by the coding sequence ATGTATAGCGTAGAAGTAATGCTACAAAATGAATCAGGCCTTCATGCCAGACCAGCAAGTCAATTTGTTTTTATATCATCAAAATATAAATCCACCATTACAGTTGTTAAAGATGGAAAAGAATATAATGGGAAGAGTATACTGGGGATACTTAGTATGGGTGCAATTAAAGGAGTAAAATTAATTATAAAGGCTGAAGGTGAAGATGAAAAAGAGGCTGTAGAAGCTTTAGTGTCAATAATCAATAGCAATTTTGGAGAATAG
- a CDS encoding GntR family transcriptional regulator, with the protein MFITLSNTNPDPLYKQVKDQIVHAIITGDLKEDELLPSIRAMANELNISVITIKRAYADLENEGYIITRPGLGSFVNTVNKESLKSGKIIELREKLRDIVNEACKYNIKTDDIIRIINEIKEER; encoded by the coding sequence ATGTTTATAACATTATCTAACACTAACCCAGATCCTTTATATAAACAGGTTAAGGACCAGATAGTTCATGCAATAATCACAGGGGATTTAAAGGAAGATGAATTGTTACCCTCTATAAGAGCTATGGCCAATGAGCTTAACATAAGCGTTATTACAATTAAACGTGCATATGCAGATTTAGAAAATGAGGGCTACATAATAACACGACCTGGATTAGGCTCTTTTGTAAATACGGTTAATAAGGAAAGTTTAAAAAGTGGAAAAATTATAGAATTAAGAGAAAAGCTTAGAGATATAGTAAATGAAGCCTGTAAGTATAATATAAAAACAGATGATATTATTAGAATTATTAATGAGATAAAGGAGGAAAGATAA
- a CDS encoding HesA/MoeB/ThiF family protein, with amino-acid sequence MKRYSRNMNMLTTEENNSLSSFKVCVIGCGGLGGYIIEMLSRLGIGQITAVDYDVFEETNLNRQILSSMSSLGKSKAIVAKERISNINPLVKIDPIIEKLTEENAVEILKGHDVIVDALDNVKTRLVVEKHAEKLNIPLVHGAIAGWYGQVTTVFPGEKTLSILYGDKDTKGLESELGNPSFTPALVASIEVSEVLKILIKRGALLRKKLLMINTLSQEYEVIEL; translated from the coding sequence GTGAAGAGATATTCTAGAAACATGAACATGCTAACAACGGAAGAAAATAATAGCTTAAGCAGCTTTAAAGTTTGTGTTATTGGCTGTGGAGGACTAGGTGGATATATAATAGAAATGCTTTCAAGATTGGGTATAGGACAGATTACAGCTGTAGATTATGATGTGTTTGAAGAAACAAATTTAAATAGACAAATTTTATCCAGTATGAGCTCTTTAGGAAAATCAAAAGCCATAGTAGCAAAAGAAAGAATAAGCAATATCAATCCATTAGTAAAAATAGATCCTATTATTGAAAAACTAACGGAAGAAAACGCAGTGGAAATATTAAAAGGGCATGATGTAATAGTAGATGCATTAGACAATGTAAAAACTCGCTTGGTTGTAGAAAAGCATGCTGAAAAACTCAACATTCCACTTGTCCATGGAGCAATAGCAGGCTGGTATGGACAGGTAACTACTGTTTTTCCTGGAGAAAAGACTCTTAGTATATTATATGGAGATAAAGATACTAAGGGACTTGAATCAGAGCTAGGTAATCCTTCCTTTACTCCAGCATTGGTAGCTTCTATAGAAGTAAGTGAAGTACTTAAAATATTGATTAAAAGAGGGGCTCTTTTACGGAAAAAGCTCCTTATGATAAATACTTTATCACAGGAGTATGAAGTAATAGAGCTATAG
- a CDS encoding ABC transporter ATP-binding protein, producing MENILEISNLRKEYEEFTLKDVSLTLPRGYIMGLVGPNGAGKSTTIKAIMNLINYDSGKIKIFGRDYENHEEEIKNRIGYVGEEQFFYEDMSVKWMEKFISQHYIQWDRDEFYNLLERFNVSSTKKVQELSKGMRVKLSLALALAHNPELLILDEPTSGLDPVIRSEILKILLEVIQDENKSVLFSTHITEDIEKIADYVTYIIDGEIILSAPKDDILGKWKSIHIKTGYEIPELNSKLIGIEKNFFGISGLTDQYESMKSMLKPYLEKDIVRVENTSIDQILISFVKEEK from the coding sequence ATGGAGAATATTCTTGAAATATCAAATCTAAGGAAAGAGTATGAAGAGTTTACATTAAAAGATGTTTCCTTAACTCTTCCAAGAGGATATATAATGGGACTAGTAGGGCCTAATGGTGCAGGTAAGTCTACAACAATAAAAGCAATTATGAATCTAATAAATTACGATAGCGGAAAAATAAAAATATTTGGTCGTGATTATGAAAACCATGAGGAAGAGATTAAAAACAGAATAGGCTATGTGGGGGAAGAACAGTTTTTTTATGAGGATATGAGTGTTAAATGGATGGAAAAGTTCATATCTCAGCATTACATACAATGGGATAGGGATGAATTTTATAATCTTTTAGAAAGATTTAATGTAAGTAGCACAAAAAAGGTTCAAGAGCTTTCAAAGGGAATGAGAGTAAAGCTTTCATTAGCTCTAGCCCTAGCTCACAATCCAGAGCTATTAATATTAGATGAACCAACCTCAGGCCTTGATCCAGTTATAAGAAGTGAGATACTAAAGATTTTATTAGAGGTAATACAAGATGAAAACAAATCAGTATTATTTTCAACTCATATAACTGAAGACATTGAAAAAATAGCAGATTATGTCACATATATAATAGATGGAGAAATAATACTTTCTGCTCCTAAAGATGATATACTTGGGAAATGGAAAAGTATTCATATTAAAACTGGATACGAAATTCCTGAATTAAATAGTAAGCTAATAGGCATTGAAAAAAACTTTTTTGGCATATCAGGCTTAACAGATCAATATGAGAGTATGAAGAGCATGTTAAAGCCATATCTGGAAAAGGACATAGTAAGAGTTGAAAATACTAGCATAGACCAAATATTAATATCATTTGTAAAGGAGGAAAAATAA
- a CDS encoding metallophosphoesterase family protein, with protein sequence MVIKCIHTGDIHLGMEFKSASFDKKQANTRRLELWETFNRIIDRCKEIGAHILLVAGDLFEDDYCTISDIKRIDSMFREISDTKVIISAGNHDTLGKRSLYKLIKWGDNVHIFEPNTVSKLELGSLNTVVWGLSWDKKLERQRLIDGIKVEDNSKINILLAHGDALSKESSYLPIDKNRLINSGFDYIALGHIHKHQFLSPNICYCGSPEPLDFGETGSHGIIEGQISKYNTEMEFKPFAKRKFIIKEITINENIDYNEIIDIIKTIDNKESRDMNLYRVVLSGTKDRDIEVNTEDLKEYLKNDFYYIEIIDNTTPDYDLDKIYMENSNNILGLFIEEMRNKGLDNEIVKDALYYGLEALLSEKVKK encoded by the coding sequence ATGGTGATAAAATGCATCCATACAGGAGATATCCATCTTGGTATGGAGTTTAAAAGCGCAAGCTTTGATAAAAAACAGGCCAACACAAGAAGACTTGAGCTGTGGGAAACCTTTAATAGAATTATAGATAGATGTAAAGAGATAGGAGCACATATTTTACTAGTAGCAGGAGATTTATTTGAAGATGATTATTGCACAATATCAGATATTAAAAGAATAGACTCTATGTTTAGAGAGATAAGTGACACAAAAGTTATTATATCAGCAGGAAATCACGATACTCTTGGTAAAAGGTCCCTATATAAACTGATAAAATGGGGAGATAATGTTCATATTTTTGAGCCTAATACTGTGTCAAAGCTAGAGTTAGGGAGCTTAAATACTGTCGTTTGGGGTCTAAGCTGGGATAAAAAGCTTGAGCGACAAAGACTTATTGATGGTATTAAAGTAGAAGATAATAGTAAAATCAATATTTTACTAGCTCATGGAGATGCTTTAAGCAAAGAATCTAGCTATTTGCCAATAGATAAAAACAGACTAATAAATAGTGGTTTTGACTATATAGCATTAGGGCATATTCATAAGCATCAATTTTTAAGCCCAAATATTTGCTATTGTGGCAGTCCCGAACCTCTAGACTTTGGTGAAACAGGCAGTCATGGAATTATAGAAGGACAAATATCAAAATATAATACTGAAATGGAATTTAAGCCATTTGCTAAAAGAAAATTTATTATTAAAGAAATAACTATAAACGAGAATATAGACTATAATGAAATAATAGATATAATTAAAACTATTGACAACAAAGAAAGCAGAGATATGAATCTCTACAGAGTAGTTCTATCAGGTACAAAGGATAGAGATATTGAAGTCAATACAGAAGACTTAAAAGAATATCTAAAAAATGATTTTTACTATATAGAAATAATAGATAATACTACTCCTGATTATGATTTGGACAAGATATATATGGAGAATTCTAATAATATTCTAGGATTGTTCATAGAAGAAATGAGAAATAAGGGATTAGACAATGAAATAGTAAAAGATGCACTATACTATGGACTTGAAGCATTACTAAGTGAGAAGGTGAAGAAATGA
- a CDS encoding ATP-binding protein, whose protein sequence is MIITELFLNSFGKFKNKTITLKDGFNIIYGDNEAGKTTIHKFIEGMLFGFFKPYSKKRIYSEDYDRYLPWDYPEYSGILKCIINEHAFRIERNFLKGSDEVKIFDEETGEDISHISEYDNITRLHQPTTTYMGLNSTVFNNTISISQGNSKSEEALSKEVKDSLINLGGSLDEDISIKKVLEKLDEKINDIGTEKRIKTSPLGKVVEEIEKLEKEKEKALSISIEVKDYQEKANSLLEEINQLNVKKNEIENKINLLEIYQAFQKYEKSKELLEEINELKVQLDEYENTKDLILCNSKENNPIFNNKNINEKLYKYEELEEEKNKLLYNNEYNSLMFLNTRAEEKLRSLRKMNMIKIISVMGIIVSFLLGLKISKTIYYISVFPFVVLVYSFFSSKELNKYVRNLKLQIGEMEGKDNSRKKTIEELEIEMEDILKIFKCKTKADLRRLAIDITEKDLTVKDDLEKKKSYERLSQLLESKKSLYNNILDNYSIEFLRKKSEGFTEAMEQSVEVLDKQTLLEDLSSINDIIIETKDELTRLEEKIRFLSNLTTELVQIEEEIIRKKNMQNEYENRREALILARSTIDKISKNIQRDFAPKLNSMVGEIIQSITSNKYHDVKITEGLNIKVVDPRNNKLVDVEKLSCGTIDQLYFGMRLGIINIIKGENNLPLILDDSFVQYDYDRLENILKLLSKEGLKRQIILFTCHEREKEILNKQGVNFNLVNL, encoded by the coding sequence ATGATTATAACAGAACTTTTTCTAAATTCCTTTGGAAAGTTCAAGAACAAAACTATTACTCTAAAGGATGGATTTAATATTATATATGGAGATAATGAAGCAGGTAAGACTACAATTCATAAATTTATCGAAGGAATGCTTTTTGGTTTTTTTAAGCCTTATAGCAAAAAAAGAATATATTCTGAGGACTACGATAGATATTTACCTTGGGATTATCCAGAATATAGCGGAATACTTAAATGCATAATAAATGAACATGCTTTTAGAATAGAAAGAAATTTTTTAAAGGGGAGTGATGAAGTAAAAATATTTGATGAAGAAACTGGTGAAGATATAAGCCATATTTCCGAATACGATAATATAACTAGGCTTCATCAGCCAACGACCACCTATATGGGATTAAATAGCACCGTATTCAATAATACAATATCAATTAGTCAGGGGAATAGTAAATCTGAGGAGGCTTTATCAAAAGAGGTAAAGGACAGCTTAATAAATTTAGGAGGCAGCCTAGACGAGGATATTTCCATTAAAAAGGTATTAGAGAAGCTTGATGAAAAAATCAACGATATAGGAACTGAAAAACGAATTAAAACCTCACCTTTAGGTAAAGTTGTTGAAGAAATAGAAAAGCTGGAAAAAGAAAAGGAAAAGGCATTATCCATTTCAATAGAAGTTAAAGACTATCAAGAAAAGGCAAATTCTCTTTTAGAAGAAATAAACCAGTTAAATGTAAAGAAAAATGAAATTGAAAACAAGATAAATCTTTTAGAGATTTACCAAGCTTTTCAAAAATATGAGAAAAGCAAGGAGTTATTAGAGGAAATAAATGAACTAAAAGTACAATTAGATGAATATGAAAATACTAAGGATTTAATCCTGTGTAATTCTAAGGAGAATAATCCTATATTTAATAATAAGAACATAAACGAAAAGCTATATAAATATGAAGAACTAGAGGAAGAAAAAAACAAACTATTATACAATAATGAATATAATAGCCTTATGTTTTTAAATACTAGAGCCGAAGAAAAATTACGCAGTTTGAGAAAAATGAATATGATAAAAATAATTTCTGTTATGGGAATTATAGTAAGCTTTTTACTTGGGCTTAAGATTTCTAAAACCATATACTATATTTCAGTTTTTCCCTTTGTAGTCCTCGTATATTCTTTCTTTTCATCTAAAGAACTAAATAAGTATGTTAGAAATTTAAAGCTTCAAATTGGAGAGATGGAGGGAAAAGACAATAGCAGAAAAAAGACAATAGAAGAGCTAGAAATAGAAATGGAGGATATACTAAAAATATTTAAGTGTAAAACAAAGGCTGATTTAAGAAGGTTGGCTATTGATATAACTGAAAAGGATCTTACTGTCAAAGATGATCTAGAGAAAAAGAAAAGCTATGAAAGGCTGTCACAGCTACTAGAGAGTAAAAAAAGCTTATATAATAATATATTAGATAATTATAGCATAGAATTTTTAAGAAAAAAATCAGAAGGCTTTACAGAAGCAATGGAACAGAGTGTAGAAGTCCTGGATAAACAAACATTATTGGAGGATTTAAGCAGCATAAATGATATAATAATAGAAACAAAGGATGAACTCACAAGGCTTGAAGAAAAAATTAGGTTTTTAAGCAATTTAACAACTGAATTAGTTCAAATTGAAGAAGAAATAATAAGAAAAAAGAATATGCAAAATGAATATGAAAATAGAAGAGAGGCCTTAATCCTTGCAAGAAGCACTATAGACAAAATATCTAAAAACATTCAAAGGGATTTTGCACCTAAATTAAACAGCATGGTTGGAGAGATTATTCAAAGTATAACATCTAATAAATATCATGATGTTAAAATAACTGAAGGCTTAAATATAAAAGTAGTAGATCCTAGAAACAATAAGCTGGTTGATGTAGAAAAGCTAAGCTGTGGAACTATTGATCAGCTATATTTTGGTATGAGGCTTGGAATTATTAATATAATAAAGGGAGAAAACAATCTTCCTCTTATACTAGATGATTCTTTTGTTCAGTATGATTATGATAGATTAGAAAACATACTAAAGCTATTATCTAAAGAAGGCTTGAAAAGACAGATAATATTATTTACTTGTCATGAAAGAGAAAAGGAAATACTTAATAAACAAGGTGTAAATTTTAACCTAGTTAATCTATAA
- a CDS encoding ABC-2 transporter permease yields MLYIVYKDLYQSRKTIALYFTIGLVFILYSFLNNLGLAMSAAFTFVMVYGVVIRTEYNEDKNKGYTLLRILPIKPYKIVISKYITPLLLATAGILFYVIIAKLSGGRMTIDNVAISIILAGSGFTLVFTGAVYVLIYRYGAAKAINISRIIFFALMFLPGLISSLLVKYIPKPSFIQSGKLENLLERLSNNPVNFNLLIIGLALAIYLLTMLISIRQFNNKRIM; encoded by the coding sequence ATGCTCTATATAGTATATAAAGACCTTTATCAATCTAGAAAGACTATTGCATTATATTTCACTATAGGATTAGTTTTTATATTATATAGTTTTTTGAATAATTTAGGTTTAGCTATGTCAGCAGCTTTCACCTTTGTCATGGTATATGGTGTAGTAATAAGAACTGAGTACAATGAAGATAAAAATAAAGGCTATACACTCCTAAGAATTCTTCCCATAAAGCCATACAAAATAGTAATAAGCAAATATATAACTCCTCTTTTACTAGCAACTGCTGGAATTCTGTTTTATGTTATTATTGCAAAACTATCAGGTGGAAGGATGACTATAGACAATGTTGCAATTAGTATAATATTAGCGGGCTCGGGCTTTACCCTTGTATTTACAGGGGCCGTATATGTTCTTATATATAGATATGGTGCTGCAAAGGCAATAAATATTTCGAGGATTATCTTTTTTGCATTGATGTTTTTACCAGGGCTCATATCTTCCCTACTCGTTAAATATATTCCTAAACCAAGCTTTATTCAGTCGGGAAAGCTAGAAAATTTATTAGAAAGGCTTTCTAATAACCCAGTTAACTTTAACTTACTAATTATAGGTTTAGCATTGGCAATATATCTATTAACTATGTTAATCAGTATAAGGCAATTTAATAATAAAAGGATAATGTAG